The Homalodisca vitripennis isolate AUS2020 unplaced genomic scaffold, UT_GWSS_2.1 ScUCBcl_1651;HRSCAF=5543, whole genome shotgun sequence DNA window GTTGTACTGAGAAGGTTAAGTTGTCCTATAGTTATAAACACTAGACATCTGACGATACATTGTGAGATAAATTCTAACTCTTATTGGATTAATAAATCATTCCTGATATCTAAAATTAGCTGCCTTGTACCTAATAATGTTTAACctcactaaaaaaaatatatacattacaaaccAATCATAAAAATTCATTAACTACACAGCTTCTACTTTCAgatcatgttttataaaacatgttaggACTAGAAAGCTTTCATTTATACTTGTTATAGTAAACAATCATAATCTtacaatattaacttaattaaagtGACCCAGGTTATGATGTCATCAACAGATACCAGAATGACGTAATGGTAAGTGTCACCATAACGATCGACCTCAATCTATTAATGTTTTCCTATGGCATGATTTTTACTAATGATACCTTACTCATTTTTTTTCCGATACCGATTCTTTATTAtatggtataaatataataaaatttaaaccaatattataaTTAGTAGACCATTACCATTAAATTCACATATAGTGCATAAATTGTGTTAACAATATCTCTTTATCATTAACTTACGAATTCAAATAAATGGATAAAACGAGATTCCCTCCATCCCAAACACATATTAATCTGAAATAGGTATTTGCGATAACTAATTTTTTTTGATGTACCTAATACGTTTAAGTTTCGTGTAACTACTGCACAActacatttttgtaataagatCTTAATCTTTATGTTTTGTATCTGGGGCAAATGAGTGGGggaaatttaaaggaaaaattactTATTTGCATAACGTATTCTTATAAGTAGTGGCAAAAAGTAAACacataaaatcttaaagttttattaatctGAATTTGGATTTAATACagctaaaagtttttattacaggCTTAGATATCCAGATATTCACagaaaaactggtttttaattCACGAAGGccgataatttttaatatatataatctttatacAGGCAGATAAATAACACACTCATCACTATTTCAACATCTTCCCTATAtcctaaaaagtttaaatttgacataCGTATGctccttaaaataaatataaggacTTAAGCAATGTCATATAGATCGAACTTATATAGTGGCTTAAATAGGTTCGCAACCTCTAAAAGCTATAATTATTGTCTTAGTTCCCCGATGGACTACCAACAATGAAAGTGGTTACGCCCTTGACTTATGCTTTTACCTGACAAacgaaatagtttttattaagatCAGCCACTTATATGGGGTGAATCCCGTAcaaataccatatttttattattacatcttCCCAGTCTCCTAAGTTTAACTTCAAATATCAACCCCCAATAATTTAAAACCAGGCGTCActttctgaaatttttaaaatcgtgAAAATTCTTTAGCTATTCCACTAGTGCAATATATATCTCGTTTTCGGCCCCAGGCGTTTATGTTACTCTACAGCACCATAATTTATGGAAATTCACGTGGAACTGATAGTGTTAACGTAATAATGACATCCAACATTGGTTGTTTCGATTAAAAAAGATAATCTTCAgtgaataaacaaaatttctgAATATAGCTTGTATAAATAAGAGTTCATTAGTTGTAGAGTATGCAAACTGTACATCAAATGCTCCATGGAGATAAGTTAATCTCGCCAACAGTTTGAGTGTTTTCTGCTGCTTAGATATTTCCAAATTAAAGAACAggattataaatgtaataaatatacgCTTTTATTACCACCATTTTGGTATCGTGGAGGATGTTTACATTTCAGTCACAATGCTGTAATAACAGCCGAAGAACCAAGAGCGTTATGAAGGTTCATTAGATCTCTGTCTTTGATTTTTTTTCGATTATTTATAGTAAACTGtagatatattatattctaatatgAAGCAAAAAgtggttaataaataaatgatctaTTCTAGCATTTTATTTGGTTAATAAGATTTTAATGGCATAGGTTTATGATGATCTTTGACGTTTACTAAGTAATAAAACTCCTTGTATGTGATATGATTGATTATAAACTGTATCCACACCTTTaaagaaaacttgtgttaaattaAAGCACGTGGTAACAATTTAAACCGTGTTCGTCTAAGCAGGGATTAGGTTCTCTGTAACAGGGCTCAAAGCAACTCCTAAATCCACAACTTAGGGTAGTAGCTGTAGTGGGACGGGGTGGAGGTTCTCATTAACGTGCCACTAGTCAACACAACTTGCTTTCTTTTGAGTTTCTAATGTTACTGGATTAAGTTGTTTTACtaactagtttatttttaagttaatattaaacactaattAACAAGTCAGGTTTACAATACCAAACGAATTGTAACAACAGGCGTTTGACGTGCACTACAAGATTCCGCATACCTATCAGTGAATATATTGAGGTAGCCTAGGACTCGCTTTCAATTGTAACtttctttaaacattaatttataaccaTCATGTAGTTATTGACGTAACTGTCAATGAGTTCAATGACCAATTTCTATTGTAACAGCACTTAAATATCCTTACTTTTCTGAAGGCCATAGAGGAATGTTTCATAACACAGAAGTTTATTGTTGCTATATGCGGGTTAAAATGATAGAATATCAAACGGTTTAAATATACGaaacgttaaaattttttttatgtaaagtttttatataaatgtaaaattaacatcATATACGATTAAGTATACATAAACTGACTCTTTAGCTGTAAATGGCAATTTCGTCCCTTCATATAGTTTTCAAACAGTTATGTATCTGTTATATGAGTCTGGCGGTTAGATGTAAGtgtgaaaaactgaacaaaatagtattgaagaaaaacatatatcgtttattatttctaatattctGCAGACGTTATATTTTGCTCTCCACTTAAAAAGTGTGGTTAAGGCATTGCTTTCTTTTAAACGTATCTGGCTACCAAtatacaaaaaatcttttttctgCATGTACAGTGTGAAACGCCTccttaattaaatactttaaactgaactaagaataacaaataattattttagtattaatatgatttaaataatctTAGTACCTATAACTCTTGAGCTTACTGgaatactaaaacaatatatgttttacgTGGCCTTTTCTCAGTGTTTATAAACCTGGGACCAAAATTTCAACCAGGTTTCTAGTTTATAACAGTTATTACTTTTCTGATGATAAAGATCTAGAAACCACAAGGTGTAAAGGCTGCTGTCATATAATATGTAGAGTAGTgtccacaatatttatttaaattccggTTATATTGACTTTTTGTCTTGCTTGTATAATAGATGTTGGTAACTTTTTTTCAAGCAAAACAATTTGCGTTAATGGCACTGGAAAGGCTTAAGGCTATAAAACAGTGTAAtatcaataaaacttaaattatttatttttatttatatacacaatttgattaattaaatctAGCTTTCCATGAACCAGGTAAATGTAAAGAAGTTGGGGAGGAGATAATGTGTTAATTTCTTAATCCCATACTCTCTTCCCTCCCCCCGGAGACAATACAGCTCACCGCAGACCACTCTAACTCTGACGTCAGAGGCTCAAACTGTAATTGACTTGATCAAGACAAAGTCTCCAAGGTTTAAGAAAACGCTTGTCTTCTGGGGAATCTTAAGCCTTGTGATTGATTGCCTTTCTTAACAGATATTTCAAAATGGCAGTTCCCTTAATGTAAAGCTATATAAAACCTTGGATTAAATCCTAAACATTTCCACATGTGTAAATCATTACAATAGCATATTTAACGAAAGTAATGTAACACATGTGTAAGAGTGAAGCATAGTGTATTTAAAACCTGATAAAGCTAACTTGATGTGTGAGTAATATAGTGAGtatagttattacatttatttccgTAAgactgataaatgctctaaatggctaattctttgtcgtcacttttaggggttttaaattttgcaactataattagtgcgattcatgctggttccatattgacttTGTATTAcaacgttaacgagtgactaaaacccccctccacatcgggagttggctgagcgttagtgaagcttcaatagtagatagggacagagtgtttttattttatgttttttattaacgtcaaatatgttaaaatttggacatacataccacatcgagctctcattcagacatacatttgatcactcaatccacgttcatccatcgccaataattcccacttcgttcgagagtcagtcttgttattgtgtggtctcccagtcatactccagaaactcttttacattttaaaatgcatttgacgctaaacagcgttttaaacgagtctttaacgccttgagcgtcaaaggttttattaattcattaggctatctgttaataaaatgaacccctgctGTTACCTCACCCAGGAAACAATATGGTGGCTAGCTCAGAGATGGGTCGGGGTCGGTGGTCCTAGAGGGTCTAGCACTTATACTGGAATGGTCTTTAGGGCGCCACCTCATTTGCAAGATACACACACAGGGGGAGAATGAGGAAACTATCCCTGACGCCGGAAGAAGATGAAATGTCCTTTGAGTTAGAGAAGTACAGGAATATTATTCTCAGTCCGCTGTTGGGTCGGGAGGGTAAGGCCGGACTTTACACAGTATTACTAAGATCAGGTCTAGGTCGACCCCATGGACCCTACCTACTGAATAACTTATAATCAATACTAAAGTTAAACTACCCAGTACACAACTAGTCTCAGCTCTTCATTGACATtgacagattattaataatatcgaTTGCTTGGATTAAAATGATCGAATGTTAATATCTACAATCTGTGGTGCAAGTCAACACAATTCTGGTAACTGAACGAGCAGAGAGGATTAATCAATGAGGCACCTGTTTTGAtaatttgagtttaatttaatgCCAAGGCAATAGGAAGTAAAAGCCActcaataaatacaaacaaaagaaaaTCACATGCGTCAGGGTTCATGCCCTAATaacataaacacaatatatatctattgttcatgcaaaataaaagtaaaccttgCTAAATTAATGAGAACAGTTCGCTCAAGCAAAAAAAAAGAGCTATACCCTAACAatgaagctataaataaatatacttttcaaacaaataggCTCTAACTATGTTAAATGATAGGATGTACTAGTTTGCTCGAGCAAAATAAATCTAGCCAATACATAGATAATTAGCGGTGGCCaccgaaaaataataaataggacacatatatcttaacagagaataaatagaacaattattaatacatgtttaaaatgacaatattatagaCTATGGAAACAGCCAATATACTATTCAGCTTAGTTCATATAACTTCACTCTGGAAGTGGCAAAATACTGAGTCTGTTTCTGTGTCCCACACAAAGGAATAGTGGTCACCGATACGGTCGAAAGTTATGATTAAGAGTTAGACTTATCGGTTGAAGTCTGATAACGTCCGTCCTGGGCGATAGTGGCATGTCAAGGCCATCCAGGTGTGAAGAGACGATGCCGGCCGACCGGGATGCAAGGGAACACGTCACAGCCAAACTTGTGTCGTCGACCAGAACCCTTAAACATTAATTCCTCATTCCTAATTAAACTATACCATTTAAGGACAACAATTAATCCTGAATtcagtaataacataatttgtttgccAGAAATAATGCAGGTACTACATTGGTAAGGCTTTAAAGCACAGTGCCAAGGACACTTAAACGTGAATagtaatatattgaacattgtgAAAACaggtttatatacataatataagtcaagttaataataataaaattgactatTACTAGTAATACGTTGAATGCCATTCTCAAGCCAGTTAATAGTTTGAGCCCAATTGAGTAGGCCACAACACCTTGAGAAGTGAGTGAATTGAatggtgattttaatttcaaacaagaataaatcatattaagcTACTCAGTTATCGTACATATCAACGTACACCAAGTAATGGCAGGGTTttgagataaacatattttataacaagtatccAAGATTCAATATACATGCAGGGAGAcaatcatttgtaaataatatgattgtactttatataaatagtagaaactagaaatagcttgaataaatagtaaaataacttttaacaagtaacaagtattgatAGGTTACACATCAAACAAATTGGTTCAGTGTTAAGTAATTTGAAAAGGACCATTCTTATAGGATAAACATTACGATTAATAAACATAGTTTACATGGTAACAATGatttgaaatctctaaatttgtaatatataagattgaacataattaattttcctaTACCAGCCGGCCTTAGTCCTGAATGTAATGAAGTTTGACATCATGTTAATCGGTTGATTGCAAGATAACTCTCGGGATAATTGATTCCTTAGATGTAGCAGAATTTATATATTGCACTGTTCTTACCTCAGAGTCCAAGAAAATCCTCGAAATAATTACAAGACGACGAGAAGACCTGAGGGTGGCAAACGATGATCCTCGAACTTCAACTTTTCTTCACAACGTGGTCCTTGCTCGTTAACGACTGTTGCGTACATCACGGCTGATAATAGCGCCATCTAGGTCAAGCTTGGCTACTGGGTCAATCTACGGATTTTTAGATTCGCCGTTAAGTGGAGAGCGGCAATATCTGACCATTTTCGCTAATCATTACCTTACGGTGTCGGACAATTACGGGCGCGCACCGCaactgattaattctaaacggGGTGATCAGTCCCGTTTCCGAGTGCAGATAAGGCCTATGATTGCGAATCGTTACAAATACCCCTCTTCCCGAAGAAAATGTCCCACATTTTCTTACTAGGTCTGATAGCTCTTCAAATCCGAGACATGCCAATTTCCAATGCGTTTACCTTGCTGGTCTTCTAAGGCATACACTGTTGGAGATAGCCTTGCAGCCACTACGTAAGGACCAACATACCTTGGTGTTAGCTTGGCAGAGAAAAAGTTTGCCGCATCTGACTGAGCGAAATTTCGCTTCAAGACCAGGTCCCTCACCCTAAATTCCACTGCTCTTCGTCTAAGGTTATACCGATGTGCTCCACGTTGATGGGATTCTTCCAATCTCCTCGATACTACCTGATAAAGTTCCCGCAGACCCTTGAGCTTCTCACAATACTGGTTTGTGTCTTCTACTGCAGGCAAATCCTCGCAGCGAAGAATATCGAATCCATCTCCAGTTGCTGATAGCTCCCTGCCAAAGTTCAGATAGGCTGGCGAAAACCCCGTGGATTCATGAGTAGCCGTTCTTAAAGCAAATCCTAGTTGAGCCACATGACCGTCCCAATTTCGATGGTTGGTGCCCACATATGATCGGAGCATGTTGCCAATTGTCCTGGTTTATCCTTTCGGTGGGGTTGGCCTGTGGGGTGTCGACTAGCATTAAAAAGAGCTTTTACCTTGTAATTAGCTATTAGAGTCCTCATGGGATTCCCAATAAACTCGGAATCCATTAtcgaaaatacaatattttggaacACCATATACCATAAAAACATCCTCCTCCATGTACTTAGCTACCACACTAGAAGTGGCAGTTCTCAATGGTCTCAGGATGGCGTACTTCGTGAAGGTGTCAATAATTACTAAAAGATACTTAAATCCTTTCAGAGACCGAGGAAACGGTCCCATAAGATCGGCAGCAATCATTTGCCACGGCGCGTCGACTCCTCCTTCTCTCGCCCAACATCCCCCCTGGTTTCTTCTTTTTCCTGTTTCACTTGATGGCAGGTCTGACACTTAGAAACGTAACGAGCAACGTCGTACCTCATCTTAGgccaataatattttgtttgcattcTACGGAAAGTCTTTAAAATACCCAAATGGCCCGCTGTAGCTTCGTCATGGCACTCTTGCAAAGCGAACTGTCTTACATCCTTAGGCAAGACTAATTTCCATGAAGAATCTTCCTCTTCTTGAAGCTTTTGGTAGTCACTCACAAGTTTCCAAAGCTCCTGGTCCTTCACTCGCCACTGAGGATAAGAACTGGGATCCTGTTGAACTTTCCTCAACATACCCCTGTACCACGTATCCCTTCACCTCATCGGTATCTTCAAAACTACACAAAACAGTAGGCGGTTGGTCTTCCTGGTTAGAAACAGCTCTGGAAAGGAGGTCGGGAACAACATTGTCTTTGCCCTTCCTATGAATTAGTTCAAAGTCGTAGGGCTGTAGCCTTAATGCCCATCTTGCAAGTCGGCCCTGGGGATCCTTTAGGTTATTCAACCACAAGAGGCTATAGTGGTCGGTAATTACCCTGAACTTAGTCCCTTCGATATACGGTCGAAACCGTTCCACAGCCCGAATTACCGCCAGGCACTCCCTCTCTGTGGTAGAATAATTTTGTTCTTGACGTGAAAGGGTTCTACTAGCATAGGCAACAACTACTTCACCTCGTTCCGACTCCTGGCTAAGGACAGCCCCAATTCCAACGCCAGATGCATCACATGATAAGGTAAATGACTTGGTAAAGTCCGGATAAGAAAGTATTCGTGAAGCTATGAGACAGGAACGTATATCGTCAAAGGCCTCCTGCGCCTCCATCGTCCATTAAAATTTCTTACGCTTCTTCAACAATGCGGTTAGAGGGTACATTCTAGTGGAAAAGTTAGGTATGAACCTGCGATACCAACTAGCAGTACCACAAAATTGTCGGACTTCTTTCTGGTTCTTAGGTACAACTAGGTCCAATATAGCTTTTATCTTCTCCGGATCACATTGGAGCCCTTTCTCGCTGACAACATACCCCAGGTAACGAAGCTGCGGGCGGCAAAACTGACATTTCTCTCTATTTAGGGTTAGCTTGGCTTCCTTAATCCTTCTGAAGATTTCAGAAAGCACCCGTAAGTGTTGTTCAAAGGTAGGCGTAACAGCAATAatgtcatccaagtagacaaATACAAATGGCTCTAGATCTGGTCCAAGGACATTATCCACAAACCTCTGCCAAGTTGCTGGGGCGTTACAGAGCCCAAACGGCATTGTCACGAACTGGTACAACCCTCGACCAGGGATGGGCAAAAGCGGTCTTCTCTTTACTGCTCTCATCAAGTGGAATTTGCCAGTATGCACTTTTTATATCTAAACTAGACAGGTAACGAGCGTCTCTCAGCCGATCCAATATATTGGTAACCATGGGTaagggatatgcatccttctttGATACCTCGTTAACCTTCCGAAAATTTACACAGAATCTTTTTGAACCATCCGGCTTATCCAATAACAATATGGGTGAAGACCAGTCGCTTTTCGACGGTTCCACAACACCAAGCTCTAACATCCTGTCCAACTCGTTATTGACTAACAGTTGGCGGGCTGGTGAAAGAGGGTAATATCTCTGTTTAATTGCCGGAGCCTCTCCAGTGTCGATCACGTGCTTAACTTTATCAGTTCGCCCCAAGGTAGATCGTTCATCCTGGAAATGTTGACTGACAAGTTGATCAAGCTGTATCTTCTCTTCTGTAGTGAGATGTTCAGTGGATTTAATTCCTttgatagaaaaacaaaattcttgCTTGACTTCTGTTCCAAAATCCCATTTACGATTATGTACGTCAGCTACTATATGCAATCTATCCCAGAAGTCAATTCCCAGAATTAATGTATGAGGCAGAGTAGGCACAACCAATACATTCAGACACTCAGTTCTTCCCATTTAAGGTTATTGACAACGTTACCACACCTTTAACTGTGTGTCTAAAACTGTCAGCCACCTCCATATATTTACCTGAACATTCCCTCAAACGGGCCGTAAACTGTTCTAAAATACTAAGGCCGTCCTTACCTAAAATTGTCTGGGTAGAACCCGAATCTAAAAGAGCTTTAAACTCTTTGCcaaaaattcttattttcatgTAAGGTCGGGTGTCATGCTGAGAGGTTTCCAATAGATAGGCCACACAACAATCATCCTGAGATGGGCGACAAGCAGACTCAATActccttaaatatttttgtcttcgGGAGGCAACAAGTTTTACTTGGTGCACTCCCTGATCTTTGAGTTTTTTGACTGGCAAGTTGAACAATTAGCTTTTTTCAAGCCAGGAGTTCCACAGCCATAACAAAATACTTTGCGTGCCATAGTACATTGCGAGAACCGATGCCCTATGCTAGAGCAATTCCAACAACTCAATGATGAATCAGATGGTCTCGAAGTATTTGAGGTAATAGTCGCGAGGTGAGATGTATTCCGCCTATTAGGTGGTGCTCCCCCAAGCCAAATCAGGTTCTAGAACTCGTGGATAACGCTGAGGAGGATGATGCGTCAATGATCTTAAACGACCTAACTCAGCCTTCCTGCCTAGTTCTCTCAGACTTTTCCATATCCTTAATATCGAACATGCAGAGCTTCTCCTGTAAGTAAGGGTTTAGGTTCTTCAACACTTGCTGCAACCGTTCACCTTCAGATACTTTAACTGATAGCCTCCCATACAATCCTTCAACAGCGGCCAAGAACAAATCTATAGACTCCTCGGGTCCCTGGACACGATTTCTTATTTCTTGTCCCAGCATATCATCGTAGTCTGGACTTTGGAATACCAACTTCAGTTTCCTTACAAAGTTGTTCCCACGAAGAAACGCGTCCAACAGCCGATCGATACCAGATCAATGCAGTCCCCGAGAACAAATCCACGGCAGAGTCAAACAGTTCCTGGTGAGTGAGACCTCTTGCGCCCCTTAACTCCTCAACTCTCTCCAAGAATGCTCCCACACTTTGTCCAGACTCAATGTCAAATTTCAGACCCCATTTATATACAGGAATTGCTTTTGTCCCAAAATACCTCCCGTTGACTAAGGAAGATTCAACATTCTGAGTGTGACCCGCCGACACAGAAGCTGTTGTAGGTATCTGAGCTACGCTGATACAAGGTTTTGAAGAAACAACATCAGCCTCGCAAAAGGTATAGGGATTCTCCGACACGATTTTCTTCGGCAGCTCTCCGTTACTCCAGTCCACATTCGGCCCTATCTTTGTACTCTGCTCTTCCTCCGATGTCTTCTTATATCCCTGGAGTGACTGCAAAAGGTTCTTAGACTTAGTCAACAAATCGGTTTTACGCCGCTCCATGTCATCATTGGCAGACGCTGCAATCGGTATTCTCTCAatcctaatatataaatgatatagcCTATCATGAAGTCTCTGGAATTCTCGATCCTTGCCATTACCATCATACTCGTCCACCAAAGAACCTAGATCTCCATACTTTTCTTCGCACTTCTCAAGTTCCTCCTCTGTATCTAATTggttaataatacttttatcaacacgTATATTTGTTGA harbors:
- the LOC124371581 gene encoding uncharacterized protein LOC124371581; translation: MLRSYVGTNHRNWDGHVAQLGFALRTATHESTGFSPAYLNFGRELSATGDGFDILRCEDLPAVEDTNQYCEKLKGLRELYQVVSRRLEESHQRGAHRYNLRRRAVEFRVRDLVLKRNFAQSDAANFFSAKLTPRYVGPYVVAARLSPTVYALEDQQGKRIGNWHVSDLKSYQT